One part of the Anopheles merus strain MAF chromosome 3L, AmerM5.1, whole genome shotgun sequence genome encodes these proteins:
- the LOC121599135 gene encoding uncharacterized protein LOC121599135 — translation MGAPPAKKPLVNRNLISLKIVLFLFYGALGCLHPYIQKHMTLTGLNYYESQLVTLIAPLVAILGPLIIAPLVDRLAGRAGASFGKRLRLLAALCMILSVVLYSVLFFAVPRVERQESSRSEVSFACDYDGAIIFQQRCSEERTCYQWKREKIGHLTLTNCSYTCQKPVEFENLNHPYTKGLILPSSTESSVEDEDYDISDEPLPAPENIRQEPKVEVDNTPIPVPHICEHKGDPERELCHAYTSASESLKLATVLRSAVNEENETHSAEWCRYPLDGFSCDIPEKQITWMKLLTNSSNCTPKVECEVHDPYDDEESVLSESVCMRIVGDPELTFWSYITLRSFGDAFLLAVIVLLNAATIIATRETSSGRGDFGRQIVWGAIGWAVSYFALGWFFETYYGYVGLALLAALVLLVSSGMPLTPPEMWWHTKCGMVAIPMSAIRRYGPESAGLCLVTLILGTFWAVLDNYEGVLVKTYDIHPPADSYYGEVWSAFVVLGALLTIPTLWYAEKIVDFCGHSNILITAITTFIFRFSLLATTEVGWWRVIIDFLYPVTLGLTWLTIVFYMRHIMPRRIITTGQALPVIFHFCLGRFVGALIGMWTKIDDLIITFQALAISACVIAVVYFLLYHLVLAPRCAARLHHEPSASALNITAPDGANGQHQQQTPLAQPVQTNGSYQPLRIYHNYRGRKGHFRY, via the exons ATGGGTGCGCCACCTGCCAAGAAGCCGCTGGTGAACAGGAATCTAATATCCTTGAAAATTGTGCTCTTCCTGTTCTACGGAG CCCTAGGATGTCTGCATCCGTACATCCAGAAGCACATGACCCTGACCGGGCTGAACTACTACGAGTCGCAGCTGGTGACGCTGATTGCTCCGCTGGTGGCGATTCTGGGTCCGCTGATAATTGCCCCACTGGTCGATCGGTTGGCAGGACGGGCTGGTGCATCGTTCGGCAAACGGTTGCGCTTACTAGCCGCCCTCTGCATGATCCTGTCCGTTGTGCTCTACTCGGTGCTGTTCTTCGCAGTGCCGCGCGTAGAGCGGCAGGAATCGAGCCGCTCGGAGGTAAGCTTCGCCTGCGACTATGACGGTGCCATCATCTTTCAGCAGCGCTGCAGCGAGGAACGCACCTGCTATCAGTGGAAACGCGAGAAG ATTGGCCATCTGACGCTTACGAACTGTTCCTACACCTGCCAGAAACCGGTTGAGTTTGAAAACCTGAATCACCCGTACACGAAAGGTTTGATTCTGCCGTCGTCCACCGAGAGCTCGGTTGAGGATGAAGACTACGATataagcgacgaaccgctGCCGGCACCGGAAAACATCCGACAGGAGCCCAAAGTCGAGGTAGACAACACGCCCATCCCCGTGCCGCACATCTGCGAGCATAAGGGTGATCCGGAGCGGGAACTGTGCCACGCCTACACGTCCGCATCGGAATCGCTGAAGCTGGCCACGGTACTGCGCAGCGCCGTGAACGAGGAAAACGAAACGCACAGTGCCGAATGGTGTCGCTATCCGCTCGACGGCTTTTCCTGCGATATCCCCGAGAAGCAGATCACCTGGATGAAGCTGCTGACGAACTCTTCCAACTGTACACCCAAGGTGGAGTGTGAGGTACACGACCCGTACGATGACGAGGAGAGCGTACTTTCGGAGAGTGTCTGTATGCGC ATTGTTGGAGATCCTGAGCTAACCTTCTGGTCGTACATCACCCTCCGCTCGTTCGGCGATGCGTTCCTGCTCGCCGTCATCGTCCTGCTGAACGCAGCCACCATCATTGCGACGCGCGAAACCTCCTCCGGCCGCGGAGACTTTGGGCGACAGATCGTTTGGGGTGCAATTGGATGGGCCGTCTCCTACTTCGCACTGGGCTGGTTCTTCGAAACGTACTACGGGTACGTCGGACTGGCCCTGCTCGCCGCCCTCGTGCTGCTCGTCTCGTCCGGCATGCCCCTAACACCGCCGGAGATGTGGTGGCACACAAAATGCGGCATGGTGGCGATCCCGATGTCCGCCATCCGCCGGTACGGTCCCGAGTCGGCCGGTCTCTGCCTGGTCACGCTCATCCTCGGCACGTTCTGGGCCGTGCTGGACAACTACGAGGGCGTGCTGGTGAAGACGTACGACATCCACCCGCCGGCCGACAGCTACTACGGTGAGGTTTGGAGTGCGTTCGTCGTGCTCGGCGCCTTGCTGACCATCCCGACGCTCTGGTACGCGGAGAAGATTGTCGATTTCTGCGGCCACTCGAACATCCTGATTACCGCCATCACGACGTTCATCTTCCGCTTTTCGCTGCTCGCCACGACGGAGGTCGGCTGGTGGCGTGTCATCATCGACTTCCTGTACCCGGTAACGCTCGGGCTGACGTGGCTGACGATCGTGTTCTACATGCGGCACATTATGCCACGCCGCATCATCACCACCGGCCAGGCGCTGCCCGTCATCTTTCACTTCTGTCTGGGGCGCTTTGTCGGCGCACTGATCGGCATGTGGACGAAGATTGACGATCTGATCATCACCTTCCAGGCGCTCGCGATCAGTGCGTGCGTCATTGCGGTCGTGTACTTCCTGCTGTACCATCTCGTGCTGGCGCCCCGTTGTGCCGCCCGGTTGCACCATGAACCGTCCGCTTCCGCGCTTAACATTACAGCGCCGGACGGGGCCAATgggcagcatcagcagcagacaCCGCTGGCCCAGCCGGTACAGACGAATGGTAGCTATCAGCCGCTCCGGATCTATCACAACTACCGTGGTCGGAAGGGTCACTTCCGCTACTAA